A genomic region of Vicia villosa cultivar HV-30 ecotype Madison, WI unplaced genomic scaffold, Vvil1.0 ctg.001471F_1_1, whole genome shotgun sequence contains the following coding sequences:
- the LOC131635383 gene encoding uncharacterized protein LOC131635383, translated as MGIRERLHPREIGGGRSEFAKACFSMTPHEKSIFCGVIKAAKLPDGTASNISKCVQVADKKISGYKSHDAHFMLHYLLQIAVRSTMPKEVATPLIRLGSFFRSLCQKVIQVEDLDYLEDEIAEILCQLEMIFPLSFFDIMVQLPIHLVNEVRLGGPVQFRWMYPTERYLCKLKNYVRNRAYPEGSIVEGYLAEEAITFCSSEHDQSVNSNTNKRMWTKAKSQSKEFGEWFKTRAQKDDVPLQLEKLSRGPSFVAKRKHHTSSKSTTIELSSINTFKGKHHTSSKSTTIELSSINTFKGSKDGNPRTEPITYYGAIVDIIELYYYGNFNFVLFKCDWFEVEKDKYRLTSVRFNKKIYQNDPFVLPSQVHQCYYVQDPFDPNRHYALQTVPRDFFNIADTSNLQAKAPSNGENTDGELNWVREDIPATIAETPHEMNEAESDGEDFDYDDTLFDFMD; from the exons ATGGGAATTAGAGAAAGACTTCATCCAAGGGAGATTGGTGGAGGACGTTCAGAGTTTGCAAAAGCATGTTTCTCAATGACTCCGCACGAGAAGTCAATTTTTTGTGGAGTTATAAAGGCTGCCAAGTTACCAGATGGGACTgcatcaaatatttcaaaatgtgTACAAGTTGCTGACAAAAAAATATCCGGTTACAAGAGCCATGATGCGCATTTCATGTTACACTATTTGTTGCAAATTGCAGTAAGAAGCACAATGCCCAAGGAGGTGGCAACCCCACTAATTCGTCTTGGTTCCTTTTTCCGCTCTCTATGTCAGAAAGTTATACAAGTGGAAGATTTAGATTACCTAGAAGATGAGATTGCAGAGATACTTTGTCAGTTGGAGATGATATTTCCTCTAAGTttctttgacataatggttcagtTGCCTATTCACCTGGTAAATGAAGTTAGATTGGGTGGTCCTGTTCAATTTCGATGGATGTATCCCACCGAAAGATACTTGTGTAAACTTAAGAACTATGTCCGCAATAGAGCGTATCCTGAAGGTTCTATTGTCGAGGGGTATCTGGCTGAAGAAGCTATAACATTTTGCTCAAG TGAGCATGATCAGAGTGTTAATTCAAACACTAACAAAAGGATGTGGACCAAGGCCAAAAGTCAAAGTAAAGAATTTGGTGAATGGTTTAAAACTCGTGCCCAGAAAGATGATGTGCCATTACAACTTGAAAAACTTTCTAGAGGTCCTAGTTTTGTTGCAAAGAG GAAACATCATACAAGttcaaaatcaacaacaatagAGCTTAGCAGCATAAACACATTCAAAGG GAAACATCATACAAGttcaaaatcaacaacaatagAGCTTAGCAGCATAAACACATTCAAAGG CTCCAAGGATGGAAATCCTAGGACAGAACCCATCACATATTATGGAGCCATTGTTGATATAATTGAGTTATACTACTATGGAAACTTCAACTTTGTGTTGTTTAAGTGCGATTGGTTTGAGGTTGAAAAAGACAAATACAGACTTACTTCTGTGCGTTTCAATAAGAAAATTTATCAGAATGATCCGTTTGTGCTACCTTCTCAAGTTCATCAATGTTACTATGTCCAAGACCCTTTTGATCCAAACCGGCATTATGCTCTGCAAACAGTTCCACGAGATTTCTTTAACATTGCTGACACGTCAAACTTACAAGCTAAAGCACCTTCTAACGGAGAAAATACTGATGGTGAATTAAATTGGGTTAGGGAAGACATACCTGCAACAATAGCTGAAACACCTCATGAAATGAATGAAGCTGAAAGTGATGGAGAGGATTTTGATTATGATGATACCCTATTTGATTTCATGGACTAA
- the LOC131635365 gene encoding uncharacterized protein LOC131635365, with translation MVNKNREGPSKVGIRPPFVLASRELFNLSKLETADSRIDSSADVLYPTKMRTRQTTPRKVGAEFTNSRTRQKVIPKTGPEVASRTRQQLTKKTGPEIVDSRTRQQQGSDKQQVSSAKQQQGSAKQQVSSAKQQVSGAKQQASSAKQQASSANQQRPSSAKQNPSNAKQQPKEKRVVDTADSRSNQNRMKRAMIEVDGNSGTEQGSGLKKTKRIPMCKSTSVEEFLKENGENSEEDECENLEEEENIMGGEENTQQIVSEQTEGASKKRTRGPTQCLKIHARKSTDCEEVVLDDDGEPIGPNDRTVTYLSCFLGTVTRNSDLCPLVYTNFKALKKANKDRIWEFVADKFIIPDNGSRAFFSRINDAWRRYKKDLKKSCFLKYTTMSERLKHRPQTVPEVHFKQLISYWKNNNIQKISKINAVNRAKQKYMHRMGPTNFARIRAKLRAKKEDGKEVSQAEMFIETRQSRK, from the exons ATGGTAAATAAGAACCGTGAAGGACCTAGTAAAGTAGGCATCCGGCCTCCTTTTGTGCTTGCATCTAGGGAACTTTTCAACTTATCTAAGCTTGAAACTGCTGATTCAAGGATTGATAGTTCGGCCGATGTGTTGTATCCAACCAAAATGAGGACAAGGCAGACAACTCCCAGAAAAGTAGGGGCTGAATTTACTAATTCAAGGACCAGGCAGAAAGTAATTCCCAAAACAGGGCCTGAAGTTGCTTCAAGGACCAGGCAGCAACTTACTAAAAAAACAGGGCCTGAAATTGTTGATTCAAGGACCAGGCAGCAACAAGGAAGTGATAAGCAACAAGTTTCAAGTGCCAAGCAGCAACAAGGAAGTGCTAAGCAACAAGTTTCAAGTGCTAAGCAACAAGTTTCAGGTGCCAAGCAACAAGCTTCAAGTGCTAAGCAACAAGCTTCAAGTGCGAATCAGCAACGTCCTTCAAGTGCAAAGCAGAATCCTTCAAATGCAAAGCAGCAACCTAAGGAGAAACGGGTGGTTGACACTGCTGATTCAAGGTCAAACCAGAATCGTATGAAAAGGGCAATGATAGAAGTTGATGGAAATTCCGGGACAGAGCAAGGAAGTGGCTTGAAGAAGACAAAACGAATCCCAATGTGTAAATCGACTTCAgttgaagaattcctcaaagaaaaTGGGGAAaatagtgaagaagatgaatgtgaAAATCTTGAGGAAGAAGAAAATATAATGGGTGGAGAAGAAAACACTCAGCAAATTGTAAGTGAACAAACTGAAG GGGCAAGTAAGAAAAGGACACGTGGACCAACTCAATGTTTGAAAATCCATGCTAGAAAGAGTACGGATTGTGAAGAGGTGGTCTTAGACGATGATGGAGAACCTATTGGACCCAATGATCGTACCGTGACATATTTGAGTTGTTTCCTTGGCACTGTCACGAGGAATTCAGACTTGTGTCCCTTAGTTTATACtaacttcaaagctttgaagaaaGCAAACAAGGACCGTATATGGGAATTTGTCGCT GATAAATTCATTATCCCTGATAATGGAAGTAGAGCGTTTTTCTCTCGCATAAATGATGCTTGGAGGCGTTACAAGAAAGATCTCAAAAAGAGTTGTTTTTTAAAGTACACTACTATGAGTGAAAGATTGAAGCATCGTCCCCAGACTGTACCTGAAGTTCATTTCAAGCAATTGATATCCTATTGGAAGAACAATAACATCCAA AAAATTAGCAAAATCAATGCAGTGAACAGAGCTAAGCAAAAGTATATGCATCGGATGGGCCCAACAAACTTTGCGAGGATTCGTGCAAAACTG CGTGCTAAGAAAGAGGACGGAAAGGAAGTTAGCCAGGCAGAGATGTTCATTGAGACTCGACAAAGTCGAAAATGA
- the LOC131635384 gene encoding uncharacterized protein LOC131635384: MALAVFEMGVLLQMVPHASALALSRILSRILSRCDDEVVVILGEEKEYFSSDSIDKSDVTNFDAYEHVTPEFLNALKTSGLPNHSIILKVGATIMLMRNLDQSEGLCNGTRLTVTRLAAHVIEAKIISGKNIGNIFYIPRMSLSPSQSPWPFKLVRRQFPIIVSFAMTINKSQGQSLDNVGLYLPKEVFSHGQLYVAISRVKSKKGLRILIHDKDKQPMISTTNVVFKEVFHNI; this comes from the exons ATGGCATTAGCGGTTTTTGAgatgggagttctgctccaaatggtaccacatgcatctgCATTAGCATTGAGTCGCATATTAAGTCGAATTCTGAGTCGTTGTGATGATGAAGTGGTTGTTATACTGG GCGAAGAGAAAGAATACTTCAGTAGTGATTCCATTGATAAATCTGATGTAACTAACTTTGATGCATATGAGCATGTGACACCCGAGTTCCTAAATGCTCTTAAAACTTCAGGATTGCCCAATCATTCAATCATATTGAAAGTTGGTGCCACTATTATGCTAATGCGCAACCTAGATCAGTCTGAAGGCTTGTGCAATGGTACAAGGCTAACTGTAACCAGACTTGCTGCTCATGTCATTGAAGCTAAGATCATTTCTGGCAAAAATATTGGTAACATCTTTTATATTCCTAGAATGTCTTTGTCCCCCTCACAGTCCCCATGGCCATTTAAATTGGTAAGACGCCAATTTCCAATTATCGTTTCCTTTGCCATGACTATTAACAAGTCTCAAGGCCAATCACTTGACAATGTTGGTTTGTATTTACCAAAAGAGGTTTTTAGTCATGGGCAATTATATGTGGCTATCTCAAGAGTCAAATCCAAAAAAGGATTACGGATTCTTATTCATGACAAAGATAAACAACCCATGATCTCTACCACCAATGTTGTATTCAAAGAAGTGTTCCATAACATTTGA